A section of the Deinococcus taeanensis genome encodes:
- a CDS encoding isoprenyl transferase, with product MSREPLKVALRTAQNLRNAARGALLWGYEQRLGRDVRAHDRLPRHLGLILDGNRRFARASGMQREMGHSFGADKAHEVLQWCLELGIPAATIWVLSTDNTSRDPDELAHILTLLEREARNLATDPRIHANRVRVRAIGQHSGFPPQVLTALKDLEEKTAAYDGMRLNIAVGYGGREEIVDAVKLHLTQQAQEGRSLLDVAQTLTPEHIRAHLYAADIPDPDFIIRTSGEIRLSGFMLWQSVYSEYYFCDVYWPGFRRVDFLRALRDFQGRERRFGR from the coding sequence ATGTCGCGTGAGCCCCTCAAAGTTGCCCTCCGGACCGCTCAGAATCTCAGGAACGCGGCGCGGGGAGCTCTGCTGTGGGGGTATGAACAGCGCCTGGGGCGCGACGTGCGCGCGCACGACCGCCTGCCACGCCACCTGGGCCTGATTCTGGACGGGAACCGCCGCTTCGCCCGGGCCAGCGGCATGCAGCGCGAGATGGGGCATTCTTTTGGGGCGGACAAGGCGCACGAGGTGCTGCAGTGGTGCCTGGAACTGGGGATTCCGGCCGCGACCATCTGGGTGCTGTCAACGGACAACACCAGCCGTGACCCGGATGAACTGGCGCACATCCTGACGCTGCTGGAACGAGAGGCGCGCAACCTCGCCACGGACCCCCGGATTCACGCCAACCGCGTGCGGGTGCGCGCCATCGGGCAGCACAGCGGCTTTCCTCCGCAGGTGCTCACCGCCCTGAAGGACCTGGAGGAGAAGACAGCCGCCTACGACGGTATGCGCCTGAACATTGCCGTGGGGTACGGCGGGCGCGAGGAGATCGTGGACGCGGTGAAGCTGCACCTGACCCAGCAGGCCCAGGAAGGCCGGTCGCTGCTGGACGTGGCGCAGACGTTGACGCCGGAACACATCCGCGCGCACCTGTACGCCGCGGACATCCCCGACCCGGACTTCATCATCCGGACGAGTGGGGAGATCCGGCTGTCGGGGTTCATGCTCTGGCAGAGCGTGTATTCCGAGTACTACTTCTGTGATGTGTACTGGCCGGGGTTCCGCCGGGTTGATTTTCTGCGTGCCCTTCGTGATTTTCAGGGCCGTGAGCGCCGGTTTGGCCGTTGA
- a CDS encoding isopeptide-forming domain-containing fimbrial protein, translated as MNRSPLLPTLTALLVLTSTAHALTPAGTEIVNQAQADFVPPNPQDPTQAVSNVVRTVVQAVCSVSVAPDGTPAQPGQRAALLPGERATFQYTVVNTGNTTETFPLTLRTESPSTISPATQLVRDLNGNGQADPDEPTVSTVTLAPDEQAAVLVVVSGAAQGEAYLNLVSSCAGTSEDSNNVSLVRVGPPPVLDVQKTFTPALVRPGTETTVTVTTTNTGQGESREVILTDRLAEQIARGLQFVPGSAHTNAGTLEYTQDGTTWSATEPSPVRGVRARVPALAPAAAVTLTFRMLATNDAENQAFVNTATAQTGAGTVSGSATADVRYQPAVAIGPAGTPDAPEGSPADQQNKPLAVAGQLVCFDHTARNTGDVRDTYRVTITYPQGGATATLYGENGQPLAQPITLEAGQSAPVRVCYDAQVGPLNALITIRGDRGTSNATSDVIGTVESGLPELRKAFEASTLNADSQKVVIPEGGTVATADTITYTLSVRNPYTRPLTNVVLTDPLPAHLDLTSASTGAQVTGQPGAQVVTWTLERLEAGETRTLTVGTRVSDRAVDGESLRNTFTMVSSELNGTLPSNEVQTPVWSGRLVIEKTVSAAEANYGDKLTYTLRITNQSTTTAITGAVVTDTPAPGLEYLNGTSTLNGQPLSDPSVSGGVLRWTAGELKPGQTATITYQTRVTPEAGSQIVNTVEVTGTGAGGARAVASNRATATTKLNPLKFAPLADIVGTVFVDRNRNGLFDPLLDLPVPRARLLLAGGREALTDARGRYAFPNVGLGTQALRLDPNTTPYPPLHVPQDGGLSGTQTVFVRGLTSADFPLAPLGGEINALRRTTLTMGDVRLEKTVYAVDGGYVVTLRLVTPRTLENLTLTDPLPVGAQLKEGRNIHIGTFGAGELNLTYRFDWTGEPRAATTDPVLSWRY; from the coding sequence GTGAACCGTTCCCCCCTGCTCCCGACCCTCACCGCTCTGCTGGTCCTGACCTCCACGGCCCACGCCCTGACGCCGGCAGGCACGGAAATCGTGAACCAGGCGCAGGCGGACTTCGTGCCGCCCAACCCGCAGGACCCCACGCAGGCCGTGTCGAACGTCGTGCGGACCGTGGTGCAGGCCGTGTGCTCGGTGAGCGTCGCGCCGGACGGCACGCCCGCGCAGCCCGGCCAGCGCGCCGCACTGCTGCCCGGGGAGCGCGCCACCTTCCAATACACCGTGGTGAACACCGGGAACACCACCGAGACGTTCCCACTGACCCTGCGGACCGAGTCGCCCAGCACCATCAGCCCCGCCACGCAGCTTGTCCGTGACCTGAACGGGAACGGGCAGGCCGACCCGGACGAACCCACCGTGAGCACCGTGACGCTGGCGCCCGACGAGCAGGCGGCCGTGCTGGTGGTCGTCAGCGGCGCCGCGCAGGGCGAGGCCTACCTGAACCTGGTGAGCAGCTGCGCCGGCACCAGCGAGGACAGCAACAACGTGAGCCTCGTGCGGGTCGGACCGCCGCCCGTGCTGGACGTGCAGAAAACCTTCACGCCTGCCCTGGTGCGGCCCGGCACGGAAACCACCGTGACCGTCACGACCACCAACACCGGCCAGGGCGAAAGCCGCGAGGTGATCCTCACGGACCGGCTGGCCGAGCAGATCGCACGCGGCCTGCAGTTCGTGCCCGGCAGCGCCCACACGAACGCCGGCACCCTGGAGTACACCCAGGACGGCACCACGTGGAGCGCCACGGAACCCAGCCCGGTGCGCGGGGTGCGCGCACGCGTGCCCGCCCTGGCACCCGCCGCGGCCGTGACCCTGACCTTCCGGATGCTGGCCACCAACGACGCCGAAAACCAGGCGTTCGTGAACACCGCCACCGCCCAGACCGGCGCCGGAACCGTGTCGGGCAGCGCTACCGCCGACGTGCGCTACCAGCCGGCGGTGGCCATCGGCCCGGCCGGCACGCCCGACGCGCCTGAAGGGAGCCCCGCCGACCAGCAGAACAAACCGCTGGCGGTCGCCGGGCAGCTGGTGTGCTTCGACCACACCGCCCGGAACACGGGGGACGTGCGCGACACGTACCGCGTGACCATCACGTACCCGCAGGGCGGCGCCACCGCCACGCTGTACGGCGAGAACGGCCAGCCGCTCGCGCAGCCCATCACGCTGGAGGCCGGGCAGAGCGCCCCGGTGCGTGTGTGCTACGACGCGCAGGTCGGCCCGCTGAACGCCCTGATCACCATTCGCGGGGACCGCGGCACCAGCAACGCCACGAGTGACGTCATCGGCACGGTCGAAAGTGGCCTGCCGGAACTGCGCAAGGCGTTCGAGGCGAGCACCCTGAACGCGGACAGTCAGAAAGTTGTAATACCTGAGGGCGGCACGGTCGCCACTGCTGACACCATCACCTACACCCTCAGTGTCCGTAACCCCTACACGCGCCCCCTCACGAACGTCGTCCTGACCGATCCGCTGCCCGCTCACCTGGACCTGACCAGCGCCAGCACCGGCGCCCAGGTGACCGGCCAGCCCGGCGCGCAGGTCGTCACCTGGACCCTGGAACGCCTGGAGGCCGGGGAAACCCGAACCCTGACAGTCGGCACCCGCGTCTCTGACCGCGCCGTGGACGGCGAATCCCTGCGCAACACCTTCACCATGGTCAGCAGCGAACTGAACGGCACGCTGCCCAGCAACGAGGTACAGACCCCCGTCTGGAGCGGCCGCCTGGTGATCGAGAAGACCGTCAGCGCCGCCGAGGCCAATTACGGCGACAAGCTGACGTACACGCTGAGAATCACCAACCAGTCCACCACCACCGCCATCACCGGCGCCGTCGTGACCGACACGCCCGCCCCCGGCCTGGAGTACCTGAACGGCACCAGCACCCTGAACGGGCAGCCACTGAGTGACCCCAGCGTCAGTGGCGGCGTACTGCGCTGGACCGCCGGGGAACTCAAGCCCGGCCAGACCGCCACGATCACGTACCAGACACGCGTGACGCCCGAAGCGGGCAGCCAGATCGTGAACACCGTGGAAGTCACCGGGACCGGGGCGGGCGGCGCGCGCGCTGTCGCCAGCAACCGCGCCACCGCCACCACGAAACTCAACCCACTGAAATTCGCGCCTCTGGCCGATATTGTCGGCACTGTGTTCGTAGACCGCAACCGCAACGGCCTGTTCGACCCCCTCCTGGACCTCCCCGTGCCGCGCGCACGCCTCCTGCTCGCCGGCGGCCGCGAGGCCCTCACCGACGCGCGCGGCCGCTACGCCTTCCCGAACGTGGGCCTGGGCACGCAGGCGCTGCGCCTGGACCCCAACACCACCCCCTACCCCCCCCTGCACGTCCCGCAGGACGGCGGCCTGAGCGGCACCCAGACGGTCTTCGTGCGGGGCCTGACCAGCGCGGACTTTCCGCTGGCGCCGCTCGGCGGGGAGATCAACGCGCTGCGCCGCACCACCCTCACCATGGGGGACGTGC